The following is a genomic window from Nitrosomonas communis.
GTTTATCTGGGCTATTCCCAATAGAGCCTGGGCATTAGCTACAATGCAAGTAATTTTAGCAGGAATGAATATCAGAGGAGTTAAGAAATCAGAGCTAAAACAAGCCAAAAAATCCAAAAAGGTAAATGCTAAATAACGCGCGACCTTATACCTTGTCTACACTTTATTCCATTTCTAAATCAAGCCTGACTTTGTCGGCTTTTCACTTTGCCGTATTATTGATACTGTCTGCAGCTCGCCTCCGCGTCAATTTTGATTTAAAAATGAAATTAAGACTGATCTCTCCGTCTAGGCAAAAGTTAGAGCTCGCTGTAATTCATCATTCCATAAAATTAGCGAATCCCATCACACATCGCTTCCTCCACTACCTTCAGGAATTGATTACCATAGCGCGCTAACTTGGCTTGACCTACCCCACTGATACACCCCAGTTCAGTAAGATTACCCGGGCGTTGATGGAAAATTTCAAGCAAGGTACTATCATGAAAGATAACATAAGGCGGCACCCCTTGCTCACGAGCAAGCTGCATGCGCATGGCTTTGAGTGCTTGCCAAAGCGGATCTTCATTAGCAGCAGCAAAAGCTTCACGTGTGCGTGATGCACGCTCGGCATGGCTCGTAGTATGTTTGATAGTCTCCCGGTCTTGGCGCAACCATACTTTCTTCTCACCCCGAAGTATCGGGCGCGCTTCTTCCGTTAAATTAAGCCCACCATAAGCTTCCATCTCCACCTGTAGCAAGCCACCTGCCACGATTTGCCGGAAAACGCTACTCCATTGTTGCTGTGTTAATGCTTTGCCAATACCAAAAGTACTAAGTTGCTGGTGGCTGAACCTTTCTACTTGAGGTGTCATTTTGCCGCGCAGTACATCAATCAGATGGCCAGCACCAAAGCGTTGCCCAGTGCGATAGACGCAGGAAAGAGCCATGCGCACCGCCTCGGTTGCATCCCAAGTATCTGCCGGGCGGAGGCAATTATCACACTGTCCACAATTGCCGGGATGTACTTCACCAAAATAACGCAGAACAGTCTGATGGCGGCAAGCAGTGGATTCACAAAAGCCCAGGAGTGCATCCAGCTTTTGCCGTTCAATACGCTTGCGGTCTTCGGAGGCATCTCCAGAATTGAGCATCTGCCGCATAGCGACGACATCACCTAAACTATAAATCATCCATGCAGTTGCGGGCAAACCATCCCGACCGGCACGGCCAGTTTCCTGATAATAACTCTCCATGCTTTTAGGTAAATCCAGGTGAACCACAAAGCGCACGTTAGGCTTATCTATCCCCATGCCAAAAGCTACGGTTGCCACCATGATCACCCCTTCCTCACGTAGAAATCTGCGTTGATATTGGTTACGCGTTGCATTATCAAGACCTGCATGATAAGGCAATGCTTTCCAGCCGCGCGCTTGCAGCCATATTGCTGTTTCCTCTACCTTTTTACGCGACAAGCAATACACAATACCCGCATCGTTGGCGTGCTCAGCTTCTAAAAAGGCTTGCAATTGCTGACGTGGATTGCTCTTGATGGCAACCCGATAACAAATATTTGGCCGGTCAAAACTAGCAATAAACTGTCGGGCATTTTCTAATGCCAAGCGTTCAATAATCTCTGCACGTGTTGGGGCATCAGCAGTAGCTGTCAATGCGATGCGCGGCACACTTGGAAAACGCTGATGTAAGACTATCAACTCACGATACTCTGGACGGAAATCATGACCCCATTGCGAGACGCAATGGGCCTCATCAATAGCAAATAATGCCAAGCTCTCACGCGCCTGTAAGCGCTCTAACAGATTCAGGAAACCCTCTGTTAACAGGCGCTCAGGTGCGACATATAGCAACTTGAGTTCGCCATTCATCAAACGGCTGGACACTTCCCTTGCTGCTCTAGCATCCAGACTGGAATTTAAAAACTCGGCTTGCACATCAAGCTGTTTAAGGGTCTCAACCTGATCCTGCATCAATGCGATTAATGGTGAAACGACAATAGTTACCCCTTGCCGAAGTAAAGCGGGAATCTGATAGCACAGGGATTTACCTCCGCCGGTTGGCATCAATACTAGCGCATCTCCTCCTGAAGAAACATGCTCGACAATCTTTTGCTGCTCGCCCCGAAAATCCGAGTAACCGAATACCTCACTAAGAATTTGCTCTGCGGAAGGACTGGACATTATTAAACTAGATAA
Proteins encoded in this region:
- the recQ gene encoding DNA helicase RecQ, with protein sequence MSSPSAEQILSEVFGYSDFRGEQQKIVEHVSSGGDALVLMPTGGGKSLCYQIPALLRQGVTIVVSPLIALMQDQVETLKQLDVQAEFLNSSLDARAAREVSSRLMNGELKLLYVAPERLLTEGFLNLLERLQARESLALFAIDEAHCVSQWGHDFRPEYRELIVLHQRFPSVPRIALTATADAPTRAEIIERLALENARQFIASFDRPNICYRVAIKSNPRQQLQAFLEAEHANDAGIVYCLSRKKVEETAIWLQARGWKALPYHAGLDNATRNQYQRRFLREEGVIMVATVAFGMGIDKPNVRFVVHLDLPKSMESYYQETGRAGRDGLPATAWMIYSLGDVVAMRQMLNSGDASEDRKRIERQKLDALLGFCESTACRHQTVLRYFGEVHPGNCGQCDNCLRPADTWDATEAVRMALSCVYRTGQRFGAGHLIDVLRGKMTPQVERFSHQQLSTFGIGKALTQQQWSSVFRQIVAGGLLQVEMEAYGGLNLTEEARPILRGEKKVWLRQDRETIKHTTSHAERASRTREAFAAANEDPLWQALKAMRMQLAREQGVPPYVIFHDSTLLEIFHQRPGNLTELGCISGVGQAKLARYGNQFLKVVEEAMCDGIR